One stretch of Jiangella gansuensis DSM 44835 DNA includes these proteins:
- a CDS encoding TM0106 family RecB-like putative nuclease, producing the protein MYVVAGHLVLSPTDLVAHLECPHLTTLNREAAEGRRARPAGDDPAAGVVRRRGDEHEAAVLAEMAATHRVVSIPRSVGPAEAEDLTLTAMKDGADRIFQATFYDGRWRGHADFLVRNDDHPSHLGPWSYDIADTKLARQVKASALLQMAVYAQRLADLQGVPPQTLTVILGNRLQVSVPYVDVAAYARHAMREYGRWLADPPETYPLRVSHCAICPWHDTCDARWRADDDLVLVPFLRRDQRAALHAAGIATVDALAAASEPELAAVPRVGASATRKLAGQARLQVAARSRDVPPYQLVTPVEPRRGLALLPAPDAGDLFLDLEGDPFFGDHGIEYLWGVSDAADGFRSWWAHDAAAEKQAFEQVVDHIMTGWRSRPGMHVYHYAPYEPSRLKELSQRYGTRVDEVDALLRGERLVDLYAAVRQGLRVGTESYSIKALEQFYDPHGRAGAAVKDAGSSIVEYERWLAEHDQAILDDIEAYNRDDCISTRRLRDWLEERRAEALRDGLAVPRPVDVPDHPAEHLKDRDPELVAVEAKLLDGVPGDPDARTPEQRARALLAGLLEWHRRENRAEWWEYFRVRTLAVDELVEDPATLGGLREPELLRTEKRSGVWRYAVPPQECRLRPGDQTGHAGPDGGTSKILRLDLENGVVELKRALAKEQPHPLGLLPPDPIPAGTLEAAICRVGGWVASNGIDADGPYRGVRDLLLGRPPRLDDGVVLRRPGESSADALRRVAPALHGALPVQGPPGAGKTYAGSHAVLALLRAGKTVGITALSHRVITHLLDAVLTADAADGTERVVRAIQKADDGNASTRPEVTVTTSNDDVVAALGAGAANLVAGTGWLFARPDVRVDVLVVDEAGQFSLANAVAAGAAASSVVLLGDPRQLPQPLRGIHPDGAGVSALDHVLGEHDTLSPERGLFLDTTWRMHPDVCAPVSELSYDGLLGPRAGLDRQVVHGDGPLAGAGIRWFPVAHTGCSVRSDAEAAVVSDLVGQLTGRLWTDASGSQRPLGAHDILVVAPYNAQVGQLLGVLEGRARVGTVDKFQGQEAPVVIVSLTTSSADDAPRGVDFVANRNRLNVAVSRARSLAILVGSPLLLTAPVRSVEQVQGVNTLCRLVEYAAE; encoded by the coding sequence ATGTACGTCGTCGCCGGCCACCTGGTCCTCAGCCCGACCGACCTGGTCGCTCATCTCGAATGCCCACACCTGACCACGCTGAACCGCGAGGCCGCGGAGGGTCGCCGTGCCCGCCCGGCCGGTGACGACCCCGCGGCCGGGGTGGTCCGGCGGCGCGGTGACGAGCACGAGGCAGCCGTCCTGGCCGAGATGGCCGCGACGCACCGGGTGGTCAGCATCCCGCGGTCGGTCGGGCCGGCGGAGGCCGAGGATCTCACGCTCACCGCCATGAAGGACGGCGCCGACCGCATCTTCCAGGCCACGTTCTACGACGGGCGCTGGCGTGGCCATGCCGACTTTCTCGTCCGCAACGACGATCACCCCAGCCACCTCGGCCCCTGGTCGTACGACATCGCTGACACCAAGCTCGCCCGCCAGGTGAAGGCTTCCGCGCTGCTCCAGATGGCCGTGTATGCCCAGCGGCTGGCCGACCTGCAGGGGGTGCCGCCGCAGACGCTCACCGTCATCCTCGGCAACCGGCTTCAGGTCAGTGTCCCGTACGTCGACGTCGCCGCGTACGCCCGGCATGCCATGCGCGAGTACGGGCGGTGGCTCGCCGACCCGCCCGAGACGTACCCGCTGCGGGTGAGCCACTGTGCCATCTGCCCGTGGCACGACACCTGCGATGCCCGGTGGCGTGCCGACGACGACCTCGTCCTAGTGCCGTTCCTCCGCCGCGACCAGCGCGCCGCTCTGCACGCGGCCGGCATCGCCACCGTCGACGCTCTCGCGGCGGCGTCCGAGCCGGAACTGGCCGCAGTCCCGCGCGTCGGCGCGTCCGCCACGCGCAAGCTGGCCGGCCAGGCCCGGTTGCAGGTCGCCGCGCGTTCGCGGGATGTCCCGCCGTACCAGCTCGTGACGCCGGTCGAGCCGCGGCGCGGGCTCGCCCTGCTGCCGGCGCCGGACGCCGGCGATCTCTTCCTCGACCTCGAAGGCGACCCGTTCTTCGGCGACCACGGCATCGAGTACCTGTGGGGCGTCAGCGACGCCGCGGACGGCTTCCGGTCCTGGTGGGCCCACGACGCGGCCGCCGAGAAGCAGGCGTTCGAGCAGGTGGTCGACCACATCATGACTGGCTGGCGCAGCCGTCCCGGCATGCACGTCTACCACTACGCGCCCTACGAGCCGAGCCGCCTGAAGGAGCTGTCGCAGCGCTACGGCACCCGGGTCGACGAGGTGGACGCCCTACTGCGCGGCGAGCGGCTGGTCGACCTGTACGCGGCGGTCCGGCAGGGCCTGCGGGTGGGCACCGAGTCGTACTCCATCAAGGCGCTCGAGCAGTTCTACGACCCCCACGGCCGGGCCGGCGCCGCGGTCAAGGACGCCGGGTCCAGCATCGTGGAGTACGAGCGGTGGCTGGCCGAACACGACCAGGCCATCCTCGACGACATCGAGGCCTACAACCGCGACGACTGCATCAGCACGCGGCGGCTGCGCGACTGGCTGGAGGAGCGCCGGGCCGAGGCCCTTCGCGACGGCCTCGCCGTACCGCGGCCGGTCGACGTGCCCGACCATCCGGCCGAACATCTCAAGGATCGCGACCCCGAACTGGTCGCGGTCGAGGCGAAGCTGCTCGACGGCGTCCCGGGCGACCCCGATGCGCGCACGCCCGAACAGCGGGCGCGGGCACTGCTGGCCGGTCTGCTGGAGTGGCACCGGCGCGAGAACCGCGCCGAGTGGTGGGAGTACTTCCGGGTGCGCACACTCGCCGTCGACGAGCTCGTCGAGGACCCCGCCACGCTCGGCGGCCTGCGCGAACCCGAGCTGCTGCGCACCGAGAAGCGCTCCGGGGTGTGGCGCTACGCAGTGCCGCCGCAGGAGTGCCGCCTGCGCCCCGGCGACCAGACCGGCCACGCCGGGCCCGACGGCGGCACCAGCAAGATCCTGCGGCTGGACCTCGAGAACGGCGTGGTCGAGCTGAAGCGCGCGTTGGCCAAGGAACAGCCGCACCCGCTCGGGCTGCTGCCGCCCGACCCCATCCCGGCCGGGACCCTCGAGGCGGCCATCTGCCGAGTCGGCGGCTGGGTGGCGTCGAACGGCATCGACGCCGACGGGCCGTACCGCGGCGTCCGCGATCTGCTGCTCGGCCGGCCACCACGGCTCGACGACGGCGTGGTGCTGCGGCGGCCGGGGGAGAGCAGTGCCGACGCACTGCGCCGGGTGGCGCCCGCTCTCCACGGCGCACTGCCGGTCCAGGGGCCGCCCGGCGCCGGCAAGACGTACGCAGGCTCGCACGCCGTCCTCGCACTGCTCCGGGCGGGCAAGACGGTCGGCATCACCGCGCTGAGCCACCGCGTCATCACCCACCTGCTCGACGCGGTGCTGACGGCCGACGCGGCCGACGGCACCGAGCGGGTCGTCCGGGCCATCCAGAAAGCCGACGACGGCAACGCCAGCACCCGGCCCGAGGTCACTGTCACCACCTCCAACGACGACGTCGTGGCCGCGCTGGGTGCCGGTGCGGCCAACCTGGTCGCCGGTACCGGCTGGCTGTTCGCCCGGCCCGACGTGCGCGTCGACGTCCTGGTGGTCGACGAAGCCGGGCAGTTCTCGCTGGCCAACGCAGTCGCCGCGGGCGCCGCCGCCAGCTCCGTCGTGCTGCTCGGCGACCCTCGCCAGCTGCCGCAGCCGCTGCGGGGCATCCATCCGGACGGTGCCGGGGTCTCCGCGCTCGACCACGTGCTCGGCGAGCACGACACCCTGTCGCCCGAGCGTGGGCTGTTCCTCGACACCACGTGGCGCATGCACCCGGACGTGTGCGCACCGGTCTCCGAGCTGTCCTACGACGGGCTGCTGGGCCCGCGGGCCGGGCTGGACCGCCAGGTCGTGCACGGCGACGGCCCGCTGGCCGGTGCCGGCATCCGGTGGTTCCCGGTCGCGCATACCGGCTGCTCCGTGCGTAGCGACGCCGAGGCTGCGGTCGTCTCCGACCTGGTCGGCCAGCTCACCGGCCGGCTCTGGACCGACGCGAGCGGCAGCCAGCGGCCGCTGGGCGCCCACGACATCCTCGTGGTCGCGCCCTACAACGCGCAGGTCGGTCAGCTGCTGGGCGTCCTGGAAGGCCGCGCCCGGGTGGGCACGGTGGACAAGTTCCAGGGGCAGGAGGCACCGGTCGTCATCGTCTCGCTGACCACGTCGTCCGCCGACGACGCGCCGCGCGGCGTCGACTTCGTCGCCAACCGCAACCGCCTCAACGTCGCCGTGTCACGGGCCAGGTCGCTGGCCATCCTGGTGGGCAGCCCGCTGCTGCTGACCGCGCCCGTGCGCAGCGTCGAGCAGGTGCAGGGCGTCAACACCCTGTGCCGGCTGGTGGAGTACGCCGCCGAGTGA
- a CDS encoding sulfite exporter TauE/SafE family protein, whose product MPPIDVMVILAVAVFAGTVIQGCVGLGLGLVAAPVMALVAPDLMPGGLLWLTLLLPLLTVGREWAEVDWWGLRWALLGRLPATAVGAWVVSVMSAEALGVAIGVVILLAVVLTARTFRLPMRPSVLVTAGVVSGISGTATSIGGPPLALVYQRELGPRVRATLGVYFVVGVAVSLTALGVVGELTMAQTMTAAWLAPLMVAGFAVSLVVRRRIDGDLLRVIVMVVCALSATTLIVRSLAG is encoded by the coding sequence ATGCCGCCGATAGACGTCATGGTGATCCTGGCGGTCGCCGTCTTCGCCGGCACGGTGATCCAGGGCTGTGTCGGTCTCGGCCTGGGCCTGGTCGCGGCGCCGGTCATGGCGCTGGTGGCGCCGGACCTGATGCCAGGTGGGCTGCTCTGGCTGACCCTCCTCCTGCCGCTGCTCACGGTGGGCCGGGAATGGGCCGAGGTGGACTGGTGGGGGCTGCGCTGGGCACTGCTGGGCCGGCTGCCGGCCACGGCGGTGGGTGCCTGGGTCGTTTCGGTGATGTCGGCCGAGGCGCTCGGTGTGGCGATCGGCGTGGTCATCCTCTTGGCGGTGGTGCTGACGGCGCGGACGTTCCGGCTGCCGATGCGCCCGTCGGTGCTGGTCACCGCTGGGGTCGTGTCGGGAATCTCCGGGACGGCTACGTCCATCGGCGGGCCGCCGCTGGCGCTGGTCTATCAGCGTGAGCTGGGCCCGCGGGTGCGGGCGACCCTCGGTGTCTACTTCGTCGTGGGCGTGGCTGTGTCGCTGACCGCTCTCGGTGTCGTGGGTGAGCTGACCATGGCCCAGACGATGACGGCGGCGTGGCTCGCGCCGCTCATGGTGGCGGGGTTCGCGGTGTCGCTCGTGGTCCGCCGCCGGATCGACGGCGACCTGCTGCGAGTGATCGTCATGGTCGTCTGCGCACTGTCGGCGACGACGCTGATCGTTCGCTCGTTGGCGGGGTGA
- a CDS encoding DUF4862 family protein, translated as MSVIVGAYAAAPRDIGTGAAFRRYVDDVLGLPDVVGLEVPFAPAGSPWNDPAYLHASGPSTQHVLTMIPATMAALGSAPSTGLASADDDGRRAALDLLRRAWEFVREVNEGPGGRFTGVELHSAPRAPHTSAGALRDSLAEAAGWDWGGVRLMIEHSDAHSDTHEPAKGFLELDDELAIATDLGLGVVVNWGRSAIEGRDDATPRKHLAAAVAAGRLDGLMFSGASAADTLDGPAWADLHLPVRDWSDTVPIAREAASSLLTKDEVAACVSAAAAAAGLRYVGVKVSSPSTASSAECLELVRANAAIVASAVAGARG; from the coding sequence ATGTCGGTGATCGTCGGTGCGTACGCGGCAGCTCCCCGGGACATCGGCACGGGGGCCGCCTTCCGGCGGTACGTCGACGACGTGCTGGGTCTCCCGGACGTCGTCGGGCTCGAGGTGCCGTTCGCCCCCGCCGGCTCCCCGTGGAACGATCCCGCATACCTGCACGCCTCCGGCCCGTCCACGCAGCACGTGTTGACGATGATCCCGGCGACGATGGCGGCGCTGGGGTCCGCGCCGTCGACCGGGCTGGCGTCCGCCGACGACGACGGCCGACGCGCGGCGCTCGACCTGCTCCGCCGGGCCTGGGAGTTCGTCCGCGAGGTCAACGAGGGACCGGGTGGCCGTTTCACGGGTGTCGAGCTGCACTCGGCGCCCCGCGCTCCGCACACGTCGGCCGGCGCGTTGCGGGACTCGCTGGCCGAGGCCGCGGGCTGGGACTGGGGCGGTGTCCGGCTCATGATCGAGCACTCCGACGCGCACTCGGACACCCACGAGCCCGCGAAGGGGTTCCTGGAGCTGGACGACGAACTCGCGATCGCCACCGACCTCGGCCTCGGTGTCGTCGTCAACTGGGGACGATCGGCCATCGAGGGCCGCGATGACGCCACCCCGCGCAAGCACCTCGCCGCCGCCGTCGCGGCCGGCCGGCTCGACGGGCTGATGTTCTCGGGCGCCTCGGCGGCTGACACTCTCGACGGTCCCGCCTGGGCCGATCTGCACCTGCCGGTCCGCGACTGGTCGGACACGGTACCGATCGCCCGCGAAGCGGCCAGCAGCCTGCTGACGAAGGACGAGGTCGCGGCCTGCGTCTCGGCCGCTGCCGCGGCTGCGGGGTTGCGCTACGTCGGCGTCAAGGTGTCGTCACCGAGCACCGCCAGCTCGGCCGAATGCCTGGAGCTGGTACGCGCCAACGCGGCCATCGTCGCCTCGGCCGTCGCCGGGGCACGCGGCTGA